From Chryseobacterium shandongense, the proteins below share one genomic window:
- a CDS encoding acyltransferase, which produces MNIYSYHGIRPIIKPSAYVHPQAVIIGNVEIGEEVYVGPNAVIRGDWGKIIVKDGANVQENCTLHVFPGIETILEESAHIGHGAIIHSGHIGKNCLVGMNAVVMDKAIIGDECIIGALAFVPANFRCEARKLIVGSPAKIIRDVSDEMIKWKTEGTKLYQELAREGKDAILPCEPFTEYVQQIPTKVVDYSIWDDVK; this is translated from the coding sequence ATGAACATTTACTCATATCACGGGATTCGTCCTATCATTAAACCTTCCGCTTACGTGCATCCACAGGCGGTCATTATCGGAAATGTGGAAATCGGAGAAGAAGTTTATGTTGGTCCCAATGCAGTGATTCGTGGCGACTGGGGTAAAATTATTGTGAAAGACGGTGCCAATGTTCAGGAAAACTGTACCCTGCATGTTTTTCCGGGAATTGAAACCATTTTAGAAGAATCTGCACACATCGGTCATGGCGCCATTATTCATTCCGGACATATCGGAAAAAATTGTCTGGTCGGAATGAATGCTGTTGTGATGGATAAAGCTATCATCGGAGATGAATGTATCATCGGTGCTTTGGCTTTTGTTCCGGCAAACTTCAGATGTGAAGCAAGAAAATTAATTGTCGGAAGCCCAGCAAAAATTATCCGCGATGTTTCCGATGAAATGATCAAATGGAAAACAGAAGGAACAAAACTCTATCAGGAACTGGCAAGAGAAGGAAAAGATGCCATTTTGCCTTGTGAACCTTTCACAGAATATGTTCAGCAGATTCCTACGAAAGTGGTGGATTACAGCATTTGGGATGATGTGAAATAG
- a CDS encoding transposase, translated as MSNTENFECEYIYHVYTHANGKDLIFREEENYRYFLNKLIKYIIPIAEIYAYCLMPNHFHLLLRFKKIGEILNIDEHKYLMKQFSNLLNSYAKAYNKRYNRKGSLFLDYLKRKKVSDEKYLVKLLHYIHNNPVNHGFVEDISMWKYSSYHSYINLKKTSKIERNEMMQYFDTVDNFIEYQKSNVEYDFLIID; from the coding sequence ATGTCAAACACAGAAAACTTTGAATGTGAATATATTTATCATGTTTACACTCATGCAAATGGAAAAGATTTAATTTTCAGAGAAGAAGAAAATTATAGATATTTTTTAAATAAGCTTATAAAATATATTATTCCGATAGCAGAAATATATGCTTATTGTTTAATGCCAAATCACTTTCATTTATTATTAAGATTTAAAAAGATAGGTGAGATTCTGAATATAGATGAGCATAAATATTTAATGAAGCAATTTAGTAATTTACTGAATAGTTATGCAAAAGCATATAATAAAAGATATAATAGAAAAGGTTCCCTCTTTCTGGATTATCTAAAAAGGAAGAAAGTTAGTGATGAAAAGTATCTGGTTAAATTACTTCATTATATTCATAATAATCCTGTAAATCATGGATTTGTTGAGGATATTAGCATGTGGAAATATTCATCCTATCATTCTTATATCAATTTGAAAAAGACCAGTAAGATTGAAAGAAATGAAATGATGCAATATTTTGATACAGTAGATAATTTTATAGAATATCAGAAATCAAATGTTGAATATGATTTTTTGATAATTGATTAA